In the genome of Pirellulales bacterium, one region contains:
- the fliP gene encoding flagellar type III secretion system pore protein FliP (The bacterial flagellar biogenesis protein FliP forms a type III secretion system (T3SS)-type pore required for flagellar assembly.), with the protein MRARTTLDWSLPAVADRAAVKIDGETWMVSHRRFAIALWALILFGHASGLQRLAAQEPQESANLPAAIELPKGLMEGPDAWVSPERLTSTMQVMLLLTVVALAPTILIMTTSFVRIIVVLGLLRQAMGTQQLPPSQVITTLALFLSLLVMTPVWKQVYDDAIVPYTERQLTLDEAWQKGVTPIRRFMSLQIERTGNTDDIWLFMEYLPNAPTPTSSDDVPLAALLPAFMLSELKTAFLIGFQIYLPFLILDMVISTVMISMGMLMLPPVLISLPFKLLLFVLVDGWQLVVGKLLESFAPLTG; encoded by the coding sequence ATGCGCGCTCGGACGACTTTGGATTGGAGCTTGCCAGCAGTCGCGGATCGCGCCGCGGTCAAGATCGACGGAGAGACCTGGATGGTTAGCCACCGTCGATTCGCTATCGCGCTTTGGGCGCTAATCCTATTCGGCCATGCGTCTGGCTTGCAGCGGCTCGCCGCGCAAGAGCCGCAAGAGTCAGCCAATCTGCCGGCGGCGATCGAGTTGCCCAAAGGATTGATGGAGGGACCTGACGCCTGGGTCAGCCCCGAGCGTTTGACCTCCACGATGCAGGTGATGCTGCTGCTCACGGTGGTGGCGCTCGCGCCAACCATCTTGATTATGACCACCAGCTTTGTGCGCATCATCGTGGTGCTCGGTTTGCTGCGACAAGCGATGGGCACGCAACAACTGCCACCGAGTCAGGTCATCACGACGCTGGCATTGTTTCTCTCGCTGCTGGTCATGACACCGGTTTGGAAACAGGTATACGACGACGCCATCGTTCCATATACGGAGCGGCAACTGACGCTCGACGAGGCATGGCAAAAGGGAGTCACTCCGATTCGCCGGTTCATGAGTTTGCAAATTGAGCGGACCGGCAACACCGACGACATTTGGCTATTCATGGAGTATTTGCCCAACGCCCCGACGCCCACCAGTTCGGACGACGTTCCGCTGGCGGCGCTGCTGCCGGCCTTCATGTTAAGCGAATTAAAGACCGCGTTCTTGATCGGGTTTCAGATCTATCTGCCGTTTCTGATTCTCGACATGGTCATTTCAACCGTGATGATCTCGATGGGCATGTTGATGCTCCCGCCCGTCTTGATCTCCTTGCCGTTCAAGCTGTTGCTCTTTGTGTTGGTGGATGGCTGGCAACTGGTGGTGGGCAAGCTGCTGGAGAGCTTTGCCCCATTGACGGGGTAG
- the fliQ gene encoding flagellar biosynthesis protein FliQ, protein MDSQQAVDMCREAILITLLISAPVLVAGLLVGLVVGLLQALTQIQEQAIAFVPKLLVMVLMLSLTLPWVLGRLLEYTTDVISSVPVNL, encoded by the coding sequence ATGGATTCTCAACAAGCGGTCGACATGTGTCGCGAGGCGATTCTGATTACCCTGTTGATCAGCGCGCCAGTGTTGGTGGCGGGCTTGCTGGTTGGTTTGGTGGTGGGCCTATTGCAGGCGCTCACGCAAATTCAAGAACAGGCCATCGCGTTCGTGCCCAAGCTGTTGGTGATGGTGCTGATGCTGTCGTTAACGCTGCCGTGGGTGCTGGGTCGGCTGCTGGAATACACCACCGACGTCATCTCTAGTGTGCCGGTGAACTTGTAG
- a CDS encoding flagellar biosynthetic protein FliR produces the protein MSWLAEIDLKLVFLFSLVLARISGLVATAPLLSGGTVPMQVRALFVFALSLMTTSVQAARSIEMPNTVINYALVLAGELSIGLLLGLGLQFFFSGIQMAGLLISQTSGLTLADVYNPDTNSEAPLFSHLMHLLGMAVFVSVGGHRQLMMGLLGTFETLPIGQLAAIPSVAELFTDLIQQSLALGLRLAAPAVVALLLTTLVLGLISRTLPQLNIMSFGFGANALVTLAMLSISLSALVWIVQDEVEPIIEVVLDGIHAAV, from the coding sequence ATGAGCTGGCTCGCCGAGATCGATCTCAAACTGGTGTTCTTGTTTTCGCTGGTGCTTGCACGCATTAGCGGGCTCGTGGCCACGGCGCCGCTGTTGTCCGGCGGTACGGTGCCAATGCAAGTGCGCGCGCTATTTGTGTTCGCGCTGTCGTTGATGACGACCTCGGTGCAAGCAGCGCGCTCGATCGAAATGCCAAACACCGTGATCAACTACGCGCTGGTGCTGGCCGGCGAACTGTCGATTGGCCTGTTGCTGGGACTTGGATTGCAGTTCTTTTTTTCCGGCATCCAGATGGCTGGGCTTCTCATCAGTCAGACCAGCGGACTGACACTGGCCGACGTGTACAACCCCGACACCAACTCCGAGGCGCCCCTGTTCTCGCATTTGATGCACCTCTTGGGCATGGCCGTCTTCGTGTCAGTGGGTGGCCATCGCCAACTGATGATGGGACTATTAGGGACATTCGAAACGCTGCCGATTGGTCAACTGGCGGCGATTCCGTCTGTCGCCGAGTTGTTCACCGACTTGATTCAACAGAGCTTGGCGCTCGGCTTGCGGCTGGCGGCGCCGGCTGTGGTGGCGCTGTTGTTGACCACGCTGGTGTTGGGGCTGATCAGCCGTACGCTGCCGCAACTCAACATCATGTCGTTCGGGTTTGGCGCCAATGCGCTGGTAACCTTGGCAATGCTTTCCATTTCGCTATCGGCGCTGGTGTGGATTGTGCAAGACGAAGTCGAGCCCATCATCGAAGTCGTGTTGGACGGCATTCACGCGGCGGTCTAA
- the flhB gene encoding flagellar biosynthesis protein FlhB has translation MADDGGNKTQEPTPHRRQQAREQGQVAKSQDLASAAILMAGTAGMLYLGQRFVAFLYRFSTSQWGGDAWLEADQRFAVATWNGLLGGLAPSILPLLLVVVLVAIMVEMFQVGLLWTPERLAPDFSRLDPIQGFQRIFSMAGAVKLFFGIVKIALVAVVAYSSLYKERDTILSLAGLALPQVAWYLAEILLWTTLKIGGFLLLLSALDYGYQWWRHEQDLRMSVDEVREEMKNLQGDPQLIARRRSVQRQLVLNRLGQAVPKADVVITNPTELAIAVQYDPEEMAAPIVVAKGAGLLAQRIRKLALENGIPVLERKPLAQALYKQVEVNQPIPQGLYAAVAELLAYVYQLKGKKMPARTDAA, from the coding sequence ATGGCAGACGACGGCGGCAATAAAACACAGGAGCCAACGCCGCACCGCCGTCAGCAAGCGCGCGAGCAGGGGCAAGTGGCTAAGAGCCAGGATCTGGCCTCGGCCGCGATCTTGATGGCGGGCACGGCTGGCATGCTATATCTGGGGCAACGCTTTGTCGCGTTCCTCTATCGCTTCTCGACGTCGCAATGGGGTGGCGACGCCTGGCTGGAAGCGGATCAGCGCTTCGCTGTGGCGACTTGGAATGGACTGCTTGGCGGCCTAGCGCCCTCGATACTGCCTTTGCTGCTGGTGGTGGTGCTGGTGGCAATCATGGTGGAGATGTTTCAAGTCGGTTTGCTGTGGACCCCGGAACGGTTGGCGCCTGATTTTTCGCGGCTCGATCCCATTCAAGGCTTCCAACGCATCTTCTCCATGGCCGGCGCCGTGAAGTTGTTCTTCGGCATTGTGAAGATCGCGCTAGTCGCCGTAGTGGCCTATTCGAGCTTGTATAAAGAGCGCGACACAATCCTGTCGCTGGCAGGGCTCGCCTTGCCGCAAGTCGCCTGGTATTTGGCGGAGATCCTGCTGTGGACCACCCTCAAAATTGGCGGCTTCCTGCTGCTGCTGTCGGCGCTCGATTATGGCTACCAGTGGTGGCGACATGAGCAAGACTTGCGGATGAGCGTCGACGAAGTGCGCGAAGAAATGAAAAACCTGCAAGGCGATCCACAGTTGATCGCCCGACGACGCAGCGTGCAGCGTCAATTGGTGCTCAATCGCTTGGGACAGGCCGTGCCCAAGGCGGATGTGGTGATCACCAACCCCACGGAGTTGGCGATCGCGGTCCAATACGATCCAGAAGAGATGGCGGCGCCGATCGTCGTGGCCAAGGGCGCCGGGCTGTTGGCGCAGCGGATTCGCAAATTGGCGCTGGAGAACGGTATTCCGGTATTGGAGCGCAAGCCGCTGGCACAGGCGCTCTACAAGCAGGTGGAGGTCAACCAGCCGATCCCGCAGGGCCTCTACGCGGCCGTGGCCGAGTTGTTGGCCTACGTGTACCAGCTCAAAGGCAAAAAGATGCCGGCGCGAACCGATGCCGCCTGA
- a CDS encoding polysaccharide biosynthesis/export family protein has translation MNSDHQTPGVQRGANRHGPAPRRRGLVFGCCLFVVVLIAAVFSQSNLLRGDATSTRAIAKASPALAARSCVVIDSQVLRCQSLGPAAPHCVHGVDSGACGPCGEQSWKAVGPIPWQAFAQGEYVGHARLAHVPNYRLRVDDEIEFVYRVTRNVRPHPYKINVGDELRIESFVDKQINRELAVVQPDGTITMPLLGQVQAVRRTFPQLQAELEEMYTKFYRERVVAGSIAVTPLKIDTKLEDLRVTINGKAGFGGQFFKAKITPEGTVALPAVGSVPAQGLTLEEFKRELDERYSMEIEGMEVTPVLAQRAPRYCYVLGEVRTPGRFTLEAPTTASQALAMAGGWNVGANLRQVVVFRRADDWRLMATMLDIRGALYGKQPNPSDEIWLNDSDVVIVPKSPILVLDDWISLVFTRGIYGIAPFSVSYNFSQLTNAGAPLVIP, from the coding sequence TTGAACAGCGATCACCAAACACCTGGCGTCCAACGCGGAGCGAATCGCCATGGTCCAGCGCCAAGGCGCCGCGGGTTGGTGTTTGGTTGCTGTTTGTTTGTCGTGGTTCTGATCGCGGCCGTCTTTAGCCAGAGCAACCTACTGCGGGGCGACGCGACCAGTACCCGCGCCATCGCGAAAGCATCGCCGGCCCTGGCCGCGCGCTCGTGCGTTGTGATCGATTCGCAAGTGTTGCGCTGCCAATCGTTGGGACCGGCTGCGCCTCATTGCGTACATGGCGTCGACAGCGGCGCCTGTGGTCCCTGCGGCGAACAAAGCTGGAAGGCCGTTGGACCGATTCCGTGGCAGGCCTTTGCCCAGGGCGAATATGTGGGGCATGCCCGACTAGCGCATGTCCCCAATTACCGTTTGCGTGTTGACGACGAGATTGAATTTGTCTATCGCGTCACGCGCAACGTTCGCCCGCATCCGTACAAGATCAACGTTGGCGACGAGTTGCGCATCGAGTCGTTTGTCGACAAACAGATCAATCGCGAGTTGGCCGTGGTTCAGCCCGATGGCACCATCACGATGCCGCTACTCGGGCAGGTGCAAGCGGTGCGCCGCACCTTTCCGCAGCTCCAAGCCGAGCTCGAGGAAATGTACACCAAGTTTTATCGCGAACGGGTGGTGGCCGGCTCGATCGCGGTGACTCCATTGAAAATCGACACCAAGCTAGAAGACCTGCGCGTGACCATCAACGGCAAAGCAGGCTTCGGCGGCCAATTTTTCAAGGCCAAGATCACGCCCGAGGGCACCGTCGCGCTGCCAGCCGTTGGCAGTGTGCCTGCGCAGGGGCTCACGCTCGAAGAGTTCAAGCGCGAGCTGGACGAGCGCTATTCGATGGAAATCGAAGGCATGGAGGTCACGCCGGTCTTGGCGCAACGCGCGCCGCGCTACTGCTATGTGCTTGGCGAGGTGCGCACGCCTGGGCGGTTCACGCTCGAAGCGCCCACCACGGCCAGCCAGGCGTTGGCGATGGCGGGCGGCTGGAACGTCGGCGCCAATCTGCGCCAGGTCGTGGTCTTTCGCCGCGCCGACGACTGGCGGCTCATGGCCACCATGCTCGACATCCGCGGCGCCCTCTATGGCAAACAGCCGAACCCGTCGGACGAGATTTGGCTTAACGATTCGGATGTCGTGATCGTACCCAAGAGCCCGATCTTGGTGCTGGACGATTGGATCAGCCTGGTGTTCACGCGCGGCATCTACGGGATCGCGCCCTTCAGCGTAAGCTACAATTTTTCGCAGCTCACCAACGCGGGCGCGCCGCTGGTCATACCGTAA